One segment of Desulfobulbaceae bacterium DNA contains the following:
- a CDS encoding CBS domain-containing protein has product MKNAEEILKDKNRSILAVSQDTTVFTAVKMMVENKVGAILVMKDADIVGMWTERDLMRNVLLPDFEPKTSLIGTLMMEGVDIVPHNISVNELFNEFILRQKRHLLVKKHTKFIGLLSAKDATKAYYEELRTYVTLQFYEKPLRNFDKKKK; this is encoded by the coding sequence ATGAAAAATGCTGAAGAGATCCTCAAGGATAAAAATCGTTCAATTCTAGCTGTTTCTCAAGACACAACTGTTTTCACCGCCGTTAAAATGATGGTAGAGAATAAGGTTGGAGCAATTCTGGTAATGAAGGACGCCGACATTGTCGGCATGTGGACCGAAAGGGATCTGATGCGTAACGTGCTACTGCCGGATTTTGAACCAAAAACCTCTCTAATTGGAACCCTTATGATGGAGGGGGTTGACATTGTTCCCCACAATATATCGGTCAATGAGTTGTTCAACGAATTCATTCTCCGACAAAAACGCCATCTACTCGTAAAAAAACACACTAAATTCATTGGTCTTTTGTCGGCCAAAGATGCCACAAAGGCCTATTATGAAGAGTTACGCACCTATGTAACTCTGCAATTTTACGAAAAACCGCTTCGAAATTTCGATAAAAAGAAAAAATAA